A portion of the Sphingobacterium spiritivorum genome contains these proteins:
- a CDS encoding SusC/RagA family TonB-linked outer membrane protein gives MKSIYIILCFVCTFCSSVALAQNVTVRGIVKNSANGETLSDVSILIETPRRAIGTSGKDGSFAVTVPANSTLLFTFQGTQVRQKIEAGRTVYNINMAIKENVINEVEVTVGYQARKKTSFTGSAVVISGKEIQDQPAANFTDLLQGKVAGLNVQLNNGTPGVRGSMAIRGISNINVQGSGDNAFLTPTSPLFVIDGIPIEDNANYEYGFQSAGPGISPIAMIPTEDIEDITVLKDAQATALYGSKGAYGVILVTTKRGRSKVPIVSYESKLFINAVPGLRNVIGGKGERYLRLQQILGYDSTYNSALQHINDSPMLADSLNAFYNNSTDWQSYFYRPTVNNSQNVNISGGDQAFNYKVNTGYYDENGIIKNTGFTRYSLQMNMQYMPSSKFRLMAYLNSSLAKNSTGSGNALQQSGVGSSANTSSLLPSPSLFTGSSDALAALNVLNDSKTGNLSSQVEIQYEPIPGVRASSTLNYNYLRGTQDRFTQGALNADKSEVYSYNDRTNTLYNRNLLAYNKTFAEKHNLSVYGFAEFEVVNKRGDEMSITGTPNDQITVGLGYDTRNQKGGTLYKITQEKRTVGYAGSFSYNYNEKYYIDFTYRVDGTSTTGGLNPWTYLPTGGLRWNFSNEKFAENWDWLSLGSIRGTWGKNIIPVGTIYDVYGKYFQDGRTYNNQPTVSIDLGAIPNVNLQPQTKTTLNLATDWAFFNNNLTFTYEYYYSQSDKMLRKKLISTENAFEAVNSNETSVVNRGHEFQFNYRPLNNKTWSLSFNGNFAINQDITAALPDGVRQLLIKDESNYYQDILYQLGTNTLSNVLFHYRGVYRTDDDVPVDPRTGMKYRTGGIFGADREFRAGDPIWTDLNGDYILDEKDLVVVGNSQPKVTGGFGAFIKYKQFSLQTNFVFTIKRDILNNALADRFRSYSNPRGLVTYDSNGKPIMPGALVPLSQYNIWTQPGDDAYYPNPFDFIRNELNDFYRYNQTLFQEDGSYLKFNSATFSYNFDREWTRRMGISGARVYFSGNNIYTFSKYSGPDPELVSDLGRDSSKGYPRARNYTLGLSVQF, from the coding sequence ATGAAAAGTATATATATTATTTTATGTTTTGTGTGCACGTTCTGTAGTTCCGTTGCTCTTGCGCAGAATGTTACAGTGAGGGGGATTGTGAAGAATAGTGCAAATGGCGAAACACTAAGTGATGTCTCTATTTTGATAGAAACACCAAGAAGAGCAATCGGTACTTCCGGAAAAGACGGATCTTTTGCTGTGACTGTTCCTGCCAACTCCACATTACTGTTTACCTTTCAGGGAACACAGGTTCGCCAGAAAATAGAAGCCGGAAGAACGGTCTACAATATCAACATGGCTATAAAGGAAAATGTGATAAACGAAGTAGAGGTAACAGTAGGATATCAGGCGCGTAAGAAAACATCATTTACAGGGTCTGCGGTAGTTATCTCCGGAAAGGAAATACAGGATCAGCCTGCTGCGAATTTTACCGATTTATTACAGGGAAAAGTAGCCGGACTTAATGTACAGTTGAATAATGGTACTCCGGGAGTTCGTGGATCCATGGCTATCCGTGGTATTTCTAATATCAATGTGCAGGGATCGGGAGACAACGCTTTCCTGACACCAACATCACCATTGTTTGTTATTGACGGCATTCCGATTGAAGACAATGCAAATTACGAATATGGATTTCAGTCAGCAGGACCGGGTATCAGCCCTATCGCGATGATTCCAACTGAAGATATTGAAGACATTACCGTATTGAAAGATGCGCAGGCTACGGCACTTTATGGCTCAAAAGGTGCATATGGGGTAATCCTGGTAACGACTAAACGCGGACGTTCTAAAGTGCCGATTGTATCGTATGAGAGCAAGTTATTTATAAATGCAGTACCGGGACTGAGAAATGTAATCGGAGGAAAAGGTGAGCGTTATCTTCGCTTGCAACAGATCCTTGGTTACGATTCGACCTATAATTCTGCGTTGCAGCACATCAATGATTCACCCATGCTGGCAGACAGTTTGAATGCCTTCTACAATAATTCTACAGACTGGCAATCCTATTTTTACAGACCGACTGTCAACAATAGCCAGAATGTGAATATATCCGGAGGAGATCAGGCATTCAACTATAAAGTGAATACGGGATATTATGATGAGAATGGTATTATCAAGAATACCGGATTTACACGCTATTCCCTTCAAATGAATATGCAATATATGCCTTCTTCTAAGTTCAGATTAATGGCATACCTGAACAGTTCTTTAGCTAAAAACAGTACCGGATCAGGAAATGCGCTGCAGCAATCCGGAGTCGGGAGCTCGGCTAATACCTCATCTCTGTTGCCTTCCCCTTCATTATTTACAGGGAGCAGTGATGCGTTAGCCGCACTCAACGTTCTGAATGACAGTAAAACAGGGAATCTCTCTTCTCAGGTAGAGATTCAGTATGAACCCATACCTGGCGTACGGGCATCGTCTACGCTTAATTACAATTACCTCAGAGGAACACAGGATCGATTTACACAGGGAGCTTTGAATGCGGATAAATCTGAAGTGTATTCCTATAATGACAGGACCAATACCTTGTATAATAGAAATCTATTGGCCTATAACAAGACCTTTGCTGAAAAACATAATCTGAGTGTATACGGATTTGCTGAATTTGAAGTGGTGAATAAACGAGGAGATGAAATGAGCATTACGGGTACACCAAATGATCAGATTACAGTCGGATTAGGATACGATACCCGCAATCAGAAAGGTGGAACATTGTATAAAATCACACAGGAAAAAAGAACAGTGGGGTATGCCGGAAGTTTTTCATACAATTACAATGAAAAATACTATATAGATTTTACATACAGAGTTGACGGTACATCTACTACAGGAGGGCTCAATCCGTGGACATACCTTCCTACAGGAGGACTTCGCTGGAACTTCAGCAACGAAAAATTCGCTGAAAACTGGGATTGGCTATCACTGGGATCTATTAGAGGTACGTGGGGTAAGAATATCATCCCGGTAGGAACCATATATGATGTGTATGGTAAGTATTTTCAGGATGGAAGAACCTACAATAACCAGCCTACCGTATCTATTGATCTGGGAGCAATTCCGAATGTGAACTTGCAGCCACAGACAAAGACAACACTCAACTTAGCGACAGACTGGGCATTTTTCAATAACAATCTGACATTCACATATGAATATTATTACAGCCAGAGTGATAAGATGTTAAGGAAAAAACTAATCTCTACAGAGAATGCTTTCGAAGCTGTAAATTCTAATGAGACCAGCGTTGTTAACAGAGGACATGAATTCCAGTTTAACTACAGACCACTTAACAATAAAACATGGTCTCTGTCCTTCAACGGAAACTTTGCCATCAATCAGGATATTACAGCAGCATTGCCGGATGGCGTAAGACAACTGCTGATCAAAGACGAATCCAATTATTATCAGGATATTCTTTACCAATTGGGAACGAATACATTATCCAACGTACTGTTTCACTACAGAGGTGTTTACAGAACAGATGATGATGTGCCTGTAGATCCGCGTACCGGAATGAAATACCGTACCGGAGGAATCTTTGGTGCAGACAGAGAGTTCAGAGCCGGTGATCCGATATGGACGGATCTGAATGGTGACTACATTCTCGATGAGAAAGATCTGGTTGTCGTTGGGAATTCGCAACCAAAAGTAACGGGAGGTTTTGGTGCATTTATCAAATACAAACAATTCTCCCTGCAAACAAACTTTGTTTTCACAATCAAACGTGATATCCTGAATAATGCACTGGCAGATCGTTTCAGAAGTTATTCTAACCCAAGAGGACTGGTAACTTATGACAGCAACGGCAAACCGATTATGCCTGGAGCATTAGTACCGCTTAGTCAGTACAATATCTGGACACAACCGGGAGATGATGCCTATTACCCGAATCCGTTTGATTTTATCCGAAATGAACTGAATGATTTTTACAGATATAACCAAACCCTTTTCCAGGAAGACGGATCATATCTGAAGTTCAATTCAGCTACATTTTCTTACAACTTTGACAGAGAATGGACCAGACGTATGGGGATTTCAGGTGCCCGTGTTTATTTCTCCGGAAATAATATCTATACATTCTCGAAGTATTCAGGGCCAGATCCGGAGTTGGTATCCGATCTAGGAAGAGACTCCTCTAAGGGATATCCGAGAGCACGTAATTATACATTAGGTTTAAGTGTCCAATTTTAA